The Geodermatophilaceae bacterium NBWT11 genome has a segment encoding these proteins:
- a CDS encoding SpoIIE family protein phosphatase: MTRASSSSAAATSAVTRSTSAEAVAIPAASVGTSPGAADAEGAQRPESDSAARVATRAASRRLRWVCSGRSDSRTDSVRGVTNGVGGARGPGDRSRRHPRLSRTGNGPVEEPTPPGGHGRVSPAPGRVALTTIGRVGSAHTRLGRAGDAVSEELVEAAEAALAGPSGGSAVLPRVVGEAPVAVLLIDRGTGEVTYGNTAALRLAGDLELPLGTDAWADAVGLTDLDGHPLSGTDGPLSAIATGLPVAGEAVRAPGADGGPEQVLWVTGFPLGPGVDGLDLSLVVLLAVDEGPDAATGLVLQSLRDRAVVATDICFTISDPRRPGNPLVWVNPSFTRVTGYSAEEALGRNCSFLQGPATDPAVVAEIRAGIAARRQTTVTLLNHRKDGTAFWNQLSISPVFDRIGELTGFVGVQSDVTARVLLEAERAAAHAAERTARRDAEAAQERLRLMAEATTLLAGTLDTGELLDRLAGLCVPSLADWVFIARLDGDGVVDEVVVHHTGGDPAHLQDVRSAFLGRHLPESSPAYEAVRTGGPVVVRDLRPETLQPFSRGLDPRMLAELGTRSLLAVPLPARGGTRGVMTLVRAIDDGFSASDVGLAVDLGTRAGLALDNARLYEQEASVAEALQRSLLPELPAIDGVTGAAHYTSASAAAAVGGDFYDLLALPGDRIGMVIGDVAGHDLNAAATMGQLRGLLRAGCWDLDAPDPAVVLGRVDRLLDVLDVPGLATTVLLRADRPADGGPWRVECSNAGHPPVLVRGPDGSVRPLTEEHDLLLGAAPQARRRTAVVEVEPGSLLIGFTDGLIEQPGAGGGPARDVDSGTAALVGLLAGLPVGLPAPDVCEAMTALVSARLDDVACLVVALH, from the coding sequence GTGACCCGGGCCAGCTCCTCCTCGGCGGCGGCGACCAGCGCGGTCACCCGGTCGACCTCGGCGGAGGCGGTCGCGATCCCGGCGGCGTCGGTGGGCACGTCCCCGGGAGCGGCGGACGCCGAGGGCGCCCAGAGGCCGGAGAGCGACAGCGCCGCGAGGGTGGCGACCAGGGCTGCCAGCAGGCGGCTCCGGTGGGTGTGCTCGGGGCGCAGCGACAGCAGGACGGACTCCGTTCGAGGTGTGACGAATGGTGTGGGTGGGGCGCGGGGCCCTGGCGACCGTAGCCGGAGACACCCCCGCCTGTCACGAACGGGTAACGGACCTGTGGAGGAACCCACACCCCCGGGGGGCCACGGACGGGTGAGCCCGGCCCCGGGTCGGGTCGCGCTCACTACCATCGGGCGCGTGGGTTCTGCACACACCCGGCTCGGACGGGCCGGCGACGCGGTCTCCGAGGAGCTGGTCGAGGCCGCCGAGGCGGCCCTGGCCGGGCCGTCGGGGGGATCCGCGGTGCTGCCGCGGGTGGTGGGCGAGGCCCCCGTCGCGGTGCTGCTCATCGACCGCGGCACGGGCGAGGTCACCTACGGCAACACCGCCGCCCTCCGCCTGGCCGGTGACCTCGAGCTGCCGCTGGGCACCGACGCCTGGGCCGATGCCGTGGGGCTCACCGACCTCGACGGCCACCCGCTCTCGGGCACCGACGGGCCGCTCTCGGCCATCGCCACCGGGCTCCCGGTCGCCGGCGAGGCCGTGCGGGCACCGGGGGCCGACGGCGGCCCGGAGCAGGTGCTGTGGGTGACCGGTTTCCCGCTGGGCCCCGGGGTGGACGGGCTGGACCTCTCCCTCGTCGTCCTGCTGGCCGTGGACGAGGGGCCCGACGCGGCGACCGGCCTGGTGCTGCAGTCCCTGCGCGACCGGGCGGTCGTCGCCACCGACATCTGCTTCACCATCTCCGATCCCCGCCGCCCGGGGAACCCCCTGGTGTGGGTCAACCCCTCGTTCACCCGGGTCACCGGGTACAGCGCGGAGGAGGCGCTGGGCCGCAACTGCAGCTTCCTGCAGGGCCCGGCCACCGACCCCGCGGTGGTCGCCGAGATCCGGGCCGGGATCGCGGCCCGCCGGCAGACCACGGTCACCCTGCTCAACCACCGCAAGGACGGCACCGCGTTCTGGAACCAGCTGTCGATCTCCCCGGTGTTCGACCGGATCGGTGAGCTGACCGGCTTCGTCGGCGTGCAGTCCGACGTGACGGCCCGGGTGCTGCTGGAGGCCGAGCGGGCGGCCGCGCACGCAGCGGAGCGGACGGCCCGCCGGGACGCCGAGGCCGCCCAGGAGCGGCTGCGCCTGATGGCCGAGGCCACCACGCTGCTGGCCGGCACCCTGGACACCGGGGAGCTGCTCGACCGCCTCGCCGGACTCTGCGTCCCGTCGCTGGCCGACTGGGTGTTCATCGCCCGGCTGGACGGCGACGGGGTGGTGGACGAGGTCGTGGTGCACCACACCGGTGGCGACCCGGCGCACCTGCAGGACGTGCGCTCGGCCTTCCTGGGCCGGCACCTGCCCGAGTCGTCCCCGGCGTACGAGGCGGTGCGCACCGGGGGGCCGGTGGTCGTCCGCGACCTCCGGCCCGAGACGCTGCAGCCCTTCTCCCGCGGCCTGGACCCCCGGATGCTCGCCGAGCTGGGCACCCGGTCGCTGCTCGCCGTCCCGTTGCCGGCGCGCGGGGGCACCCGCGGGGTGATGACCCTGGTGCGGGCGATCGACGACGGCTTCTCCGCCAGCGACGTCGGTCTGGCCGTCGACCTGGGCACCCGGGCCGGACTCGCGCTGGACAACGCGCGGCTCTACGAGCAGGAGGCGTCGGTGGCCGAGGCCCTGCAGCGCTCCCTCCTGCCCGAGCTGCCGGCCATCGACGGCGTCACCGGGGCTGCGCACTACACCAGCGCCTCGGCCGCGGCCGCCGTCGGCGGGGACTTCTACGACCTGCTCGCGCTGCCCGGCGACCGGATCGGCATGGTCATCGGCGACGTGGCCGGACACGACCTGAACGCCGCGGCGACGATGGGGCAGCTCCGAGGCCTGCTCCGGGCCGGGTGCTGGGACCTCGACGCCCCCGACCCCGCCGTCGTCCTGGGTCGGGTCGACCGTCTGCTCGACGTGCTCGACGTCCCGGGGCTGGCCACCACCGTGCTGCTGCGGGCCGACCGACCGGCCGACGGCGGGCCGTGGCGGGTGGAGTGCTCGAACGCCGGCCACCCGCCGGTGCTGGTGCGCGGCCCGGACGGGTCGGTGCGGCCGCTCACCGAGGAGCACGACCTGCTGCTGGGCGCCGCGCCGCAGGCCCGGCGCCGCACCGCGGTGGTCGAGGTGGAGCCCGGCAGCCTGCTCATCGGCTTCACCGACGGGCTCATCGAGCAGCCCGGCGCCGGCGGCGGGCCGGCCCGGGACGTCGACTCGGGCACCGCAGCGCTGGTCGGGCTGCTCGCCGGGCTGCCGGTGGGTCTGCCCGCGCCGGACGTGTGCGAGGCGATGACCGCGCTGGTCTCCGCCCGGCTGGACGACGTGGCCTGCCTCGTCGTCGCCCTGCACTGA
- a CDS encoding ATP-binding protein, translating into MNQDAWPAAPVPDIVGDVWRWQLPSVHDASRVRMDLRARLAHPSLTSSSTEDAREGLLLAFEELASNALRHGGGAVEAVIVATRDGWLLTLSDEAPDRPPVPAVDRDPALGGMGLPMVAQLSAHYGYAVGQDRKHVWAQLTSGVGVPGATPAPRSTRA; encoded by the coding sequence GTGAACCAGGACGCCTGGCCGGCTGCGCCGGTGCCCGACATCGTCGGCGACGTCTGGCGGTGGCAGCTGCCCAGCGTGCACGACGCCTCCCGGGTCCGGATGGACCTGCGGGCGCGGCTGGCGCACCCCTCCCTCACCTCGTCCTCCACCGAGGACGCCCGCGAGGGCCTGCTGCTGGCCTTCGAGGAGCTGGCCTCCAACGCGCTGCGGCACGGCGGCGGCGCCGTCGAGGCCGTCATCGTGGCCACCCGCGACGGCTGGCTGCTGACCCTGTCCGACGAGGCCCCCGACCGTCCGCCGGTGCCCGCGGTCGACCGCGACCCGGCGCTGGGCGGCATGGGCCTGCCGATGGTGGCCCAGCTGTCGGCCCACTACGGCTACGCCGTGGGTCAGGACCGCAAGCACGTGTGGGCCCAGCTCACCTCCGGCGTCGGCGTCCCCGGTGCCACCCCGGCCCCGAGGTCCACCCGCGCCTGA
- a CDS encoding ABC transporter, giving the protein MIPGVTPRSTAVPGQDVVDLPTALEQLRDRVAAVPLVLATPGRDAADRTARSVVDQVTDHLLPRVRDMDAPLLTVVGGSTGAGKSTLVNSLLGATVTTPGVLRPTTRSPVLVCAPADRAAFADDRVLPGLARTTGGSGGPGTLQLVVTDALPAGLALVDAPDVDSVVEANRDLAGQLLSAADLWVFVTTASRYADAVPWDLLRTAAERGTALAVVLDRVPPEAVREVAEDLHGMLGRAGLAQAALWVVEERPLVDGFLPEDQVAPLRSWLHGLAADAGARAAVVRQTLVGALASLDERVAVVGVAAQEQAAAAGALAAAADTAYRRAEEAVDEGVRSGTLLRGEVLARWQEFVGTGEWMRSLQAGIGRLRDRVTAAFTGKATPAEDLQVALESSVEHLLRASADEAAERTVTSWRGLPGGAALVAGRERELGTVTPGFTEAAADEVRGWQGAVLGLVRDEGAGKRSRARLLSWGVNGAGAVVMVAVFAQTAGLSGAEVAVAGGTTVVGQRVLEAVFGDAAIRQLADRARTDLDARAARLLHVEHDRFVALLEPAATPADAEELRAAVAVLARARS; this is encoded by the coding sequence ATGATCCCCGGGGTGACCCCCCGCAGCACGGCCGTGCCCGGTCAGGACGTCGTGGACCTGCCGACGGCCCTGGAGCAGCTGCGCGACCGGGTGGCGGCCGTCCCGCTGGTGCTGGCCACCCCCGGTCGGGACGCCGCCGACCGCACCGCCCGGTCGGTCGTCGACCAGGTCACCGACCACCTGCTGCCCCGGGTGCGCGACATGGACGCCCCGCTGCTCACCGTGGTCGGCGGCTCGACCGGGGCCGGCAAGTCGACGCTGGTCAACAGCCTGCTCGGCGCCACGGTGACCACCCCCGGGGTGCTGCGCCCCACCACCCGCTCACCGGTGCTGGTCTGCGCCCCGGCCGACCGCGCCGCGTTCGCCGACGACCGGGTGCTGCCCGGCCTGGCCCGCACCACCGGGGGCTCCGGCGGCCCGGGGACGCTGCAGCTGGTGGTCACCGACGCGCTGCCGGCCGGCCTGGCCCTGGTGGACGCCCCCGATGTGGACAGCGTGGTGGAGGCCAACCGCGACCTCGCCGGGCAGCTGCTGTCCGCCGCCGACCTCTGGGTCTTCGTCACCACCGCGTCCCGGTACGCCGACGCCGTGCCGTGGGACCTGCTGCGCACGGCCGCGGAACGGGGGACGGCGCTGGCCGTGGTGCTGGACCGGGTGCCCCCGGAGGCCGTGCGGGAGGTGGCCGAGGACCTGCACGGGATGCTCGGGCGGGCCGGCCTCGCGCAGGCGGCGTTGTGGGTGGTCGAGGAGCGACCGTTGGTCGACGGGTTCCTGCCCGAGGACCAGGTCGCCCCGCTGCGGTCCTGGCTGCACGGCCTCGCCGCGGACGCCGGGGCCCGGGCCGCCGTCGTCCGGCAGACCCTGGTCGGTGCGCTGGCCAGCCTGGACGAGCGGGTGGCGGTGGTGGGTGTCGCGGCCCAGGAGCAGGCCGCGGCGGCCGGGGCCCTGGCCGCCGCCGCCGACACGGCCTACCGGCGCGCGGAGGAGGCGGTGGACGAGGGCGTGCGCAGCGGCACCCTGCTCCGTGGGGAGGTGCTGGCCCGCTGGCAGGAGTTCGTCGGCACCGGGGAGTGGATGCGCAGCCTGCAGGCCGGGATCGGCCGGCTGCGCGACCGGGTCACCGCGGCGTTCACCGGGAAGGCGACCCCGGCCGAGGACCTGCAGGTGGCGCTGGAGTCCAGCGTGGAGCACCTGCTGCGGGCCTCGGCCGACGAGGCGGCCGAGCGCACCGTCACCTCCTGGCGCGGGCTGCCCGGCGGGGCCGCGCTGGTGGCCGGCCGGGAGCGCGAGCTGGGCACCGTCACCCCCGGCTTCACCGAGGCCGCCGCCGACGAGGTGCGCGGGTGGCAGGGCGCCGTCCTCGGGCTGGTGCGTGACGAGGGGGCCGGCAAGCGCTCCCGGGCGCGGCTGCTGTCCTGGGGCGTCAACGGTGCCGGTGCCGTGGTCATGGTCGCGGTGTTCGCGCAGACCGCCGGACTCTCCGGGGCCGAGGTCGCGGTCGCCGGCGGGACGACGGTGGTCGGCCAGCGGGTGCTGGAGGCCGTGTTCGGCGACGCCGCCATCCGCCAGCTCGCCGACCGGGCCCGCACCGACCTCGACGCCCGGGCGGCCCGGTTGCTCCACGTGGAACACGACCGCTTCGTCGCCCTGCTGGAGCCCGCCGCGACCCCGGCGGACGCCGAGGAGCTGCGCGCCGCGGTCGCCGTGCTGGCCCGGGCCCGCTCGTGA
- a CDS encoding GTP-binding protein HSR1: MSRRELSLADRLTALREAVEVADGRLEVPEVGRARALLAKAGARQALGDATVVALAGATGSGKSTLFNALSGSEVSTPGVRRPTTGVAHATVWGEGADGLLDWLEVPRRHRHAPDPALDGLVLLDLPDHDSVRLEHRLEVDRLVELVDVLVWVLDPEKYADAAVHDRYLKPLAGHAGTLLVVLNQVDRLTDEAAAACLTDLRRLLDAEGLAGTEVVAASGRTGQGLPELVDRLTRRVAARRAAAERLTADVRGAARGLAEHCGTAGETSRADREVLTRALGDAAGVPAITAAVERSTTKAGTAATGWPVVRWVGKLRPDPLKRLHLGNADSRSSLPEAGAVQLAGVATAVRRARDSAGEGLPVAWTDDLRRTVEVHSDRLGDRLDRAVTGTDLGSERTPVWQRVVGGLQWLLAAAALVGVLWLLGLVVLGWLQLDDVVPLPRVEGLPVPTLLLVGGLLAGALLALLVRPFVALRARRRARRARKRLDTAVAAVAQAEVLDPLAETTADHARFCAAVTRAGS; the protein is encoded by the coding sequence GTGAGCCGCCGCGAGCTGTCCCTGGCCGACCGGCTGACCGCGCTGCGCGAGGCGGTCGAGGTCGCCGACGGCCGGCTCGAGGTGCCCGAGGTCGGCAGGGCCCGCGCCCTGCTGGCCAAGGCCGGGGCCCGGCAGGCGCTGGGCGACGCGACCGTCGTCGCGTTGGCCGGGGCCACCGGCAGCGGGAAGTCCACCCTGTTCAACGCGCTCAGCGGCAGCGAGGTCAGCACCCCCGGGGTGCGCCGGCCCACCACCGGCGTCGCGCACGCCACGGTCTGGGGGGAGGGTGCCGACGGGCTGCTCGACTGGCTCGAGGTGCCCCGCCGGCACCGGCACGCCCCAGACCCGGCGCTGGACGGGTTGGTGCTGCTCGACCTGCCCGACCACGACAGCGTGCGCCTGGAGCACCGGCTGGAGGTCGACCGGCTGGTCGAGCTGGTCGACGTGCTCGTGTGGGTGCTCGACCCGGAGAAGTACGCCGACGCCGCGGTCCACGACCGGTACCTGAAGCCCCTGGCCGGGCACGCCGGCACCCTGCTCGTGGTGCTCAACCAGGTCGACCGGCTCACCGACGAGGCCGCCGCGGCCTGCCTGACCGACCTGCGCCGGCTGCTGGACGCCGAGGGGCTGGCCGGCACCGAGGTGGTCGCGGCCAGCGGACGCACCGGTCAGGGCCTGCCCGAGCTCGTCGACCGGCTGACCCGCCGGGTCGCTGCCCGCCGGGCCGCCGCGGAACGGCTGACCGCCGACGTGCGCGGGGCGGCCCGCGGCCTGGCCGAGCACTGCGGGACGGCGGGGGAGACGTCGCGGGCCGACCGGGAGGTGCTCACCCGCGCCCTCGGCGACGCGGCCGGGGTGCCGGCGATCACCGCTGCGGTGGAGCGCTCGACCACGAAGGCGGGGACAGCGGCGACGGGGTGGCCCGTCGTCCGGTGGGTCGGCAAGCTCCGCCCGGACCCGTTGAAGCGGCTGCACCTGGGCAACGCCGACAGCCGCAGCTCGCTGCCCGAGGCCGGGGCGGTGCAGCTGGCCGGGGTGGCCACCGCGGTGCGCCGGGCCCGGGACTCCGCGGGCGAGGGCCTGCCGGTGGCCTGGACCGACGACCTGCGGCGCACCGTCGAGGTGCACTCCGACCGGCTGGGCGACCGGCTCGACCGCGCGGTCACGGGCACCGACCTGGGCTCCGAGCGCACCCCGGTCTGGCAACGGGTCGTCGGCGGGCTCCAGTGGCTGCTCGCCGCGGCCGCCCTGGTCGGGGTGCTCTGGCTGCTGGGCCTGGTGGTCCTCGGGTGGCTGCAGCTGGACGACGTCGTGCCGCTGCCGCGGGTGGAGGGCCTGCCGGTGCCCACGCTGCTGCTGGTCGGCGGGTTGCTGGCCGGTGCGTTGCTCGCCCTGCTGGTACGACCGTTCGTCGCGCTCCGGGCCCGACGCCGGGCCCGCCGGGCGCGGAAGCGGTTGGACACCGCGGTGGCCGCGGTCGCTCAGGCCGAGGTGCTCGACCCGCTGGCCGAGACGACCGCCGACCACGCGCGCTTCTGCGCCGCGGTCACCCGCGCCGGCAGCTGA
- a CDS encoding isocitrate lyase/phosphoenolpyruvate mutase family protein — MPTNAEKAAELLRLHTDPELLTVVNVWDVITATVVADLPGTRALATASHSIAASYGYADGENIPVDTMIEAVGRIAAAVSVPVSADLEGGYGDAGETTRKAIGVGIVGANLEDQMKPLEQAVAAVRAVVAAGEAEGVPFVLNARTDAFVKAGDRPRADVVADAIERGRAFLEAGASCVFVPGLLDEPTVVQLVEGIGERRVSVINVPGSLPQARLAELGVARVSFGPWTQRLALTAFADFATDAIAGGNLPDGVRPLN; from the coding sequence ATGCCCACGAACGCCGAGAAGGCCGCGGAGCTCCTCCGCCTGCACACCGACCCCGAGCTGCTGACCGTCGTCAACGTCTGGGACGTGATCACCGCGACCGTGGTGGCCGACCTGCCCGGCACGAGGGCGCTGGCCACCGCCAGCCACTCGATCGCCGCCTCGTACGGCTACGCCGACGGGGAGAACATCCCGGTGGACACCATGATCGAGGCCGTGGGCCGGATCGCCGCCGCCGTGTCCGTGCCGGTGTCGGCCGACCTCGAGGGCGGCTACGGCGACGCCGGCGAGACCACCCGCAAGGCCATCGGCGTCGGCATCGTGGGCGCCAACCTCGAGGACCAGATGAAGCCGCTGGAGCAGGCCGTGGCCGCCGTCCGCGCCGTGGTCGCCGCCGGTGAGGCCGAGGGCGTGCCCTTCGTGCTCAACGCCCGCACCGACGCCTTCGTCAAGGCCGGCGACCGTCCGAGGGCCGACGTCGTCGCCGACGCGATCGAGCGCGGGAGGGCCTTCCTGGAGGCCGGGGCCTCCTGCGTGTTCGTGCCCGGCCTGCTCGACGAGCCCACCGTGGTGCAGCTGGTCGAGGGCATCGGCGAGCGCCGGGTCTCGGTCATCAACGTCCCGGGCTCGCTGCCCCAGGCCCGGCTCGCCGAGCTCGGCGTGGCCCGGGTGTCCTTCGGCCCGTGGACCCAGCGCCTGGCGCTCACCGCGTTCGCCGACTTCGCCACCGACGCGATCGCCGGCGGCAACCTGCCCGACGGGGTCCGGCCGCTCAACTGA
- a CDS encoding STAS domain-containing protein, which yields MTVHDHAHDVPYTVSTHPGTEGDLVAAVTGVLDSAYNPALQHDLLTALREADDVLTVDLSAVHFFGSAGVTALVWLSQHPEAAGKRVRVVATSRIVTGPLELTGLLQQLDVSGMPAHSVPPEDRTGPAVPPADGPSAQVSD from the coding sequence ATGACCGTGCACGACCACGCCCACGACGTCCCCTACACGGTGTCCACGCACCCCGGCACCGAGGGCGACCTCGTCGCCGCGGTCACCGGGGTGCTGGACTCCGCCTACAACCCGGCCCTGCAGCACGACCTGCTCACCGCGCTGCGCGAGGCCGACGACGTGCTCACCGTCGACCTCTCCGCGGTGCACTTCTTCGGCTCCGCCGGGGTGACGGCGCTGGTCTGGCTCAGCCAGCACCCGGAGGCCGCGGGCAAGCGGGTGCGGGTGGTCGCCACCAGCCGGATCGTCACCGGGCCGCTGGAGCTCACCGGTCTCCTGCAGCAGCTCGACGTCAGCGGGATGCCCGCGCACTCCGTGCCCCCCGAGGACCGCACCGGGCCCGCGGTGCCGCCCGCCGACGGGCCGTCCGCCCAGGTCTCGGATTGA
- a CDS encoding ABC transporter permease, which translates to MWQYLVDRRELIAFQAYQHVSLVVQCVLLATVLAVGLAVLAYRSPRITSLANSVSAIGLTIPSFALLGLLLAPFGFGITPAVIAVVFYAALPVLRNAVVGLAGVDQSLVESARGIGMSRLTTLRRVELPLAWPVILAGVRVSTQMVMGIAAVAAYVLGPGLGSLIFSGLSRLGGANALNATLVGTIAVVLLALVLDVVLVLVGRLTTSRGIRV; encoded by the coding sequence GTGTGGCAGTACCTCGTGGACCGCCGTGAGCTGATCGCGTTCCAGGCCTACCAGCACGTCAGCCTGGTGGTGCAGTGCGTGCTGCTGGCCACCGTGCTCGCCGTCGGGCTGGCCGTGCTGGCCTACCGCAGCCCACGGATCACCAGCCTGGCCAACAGCGTCTCGGCGATCGGGCTGACCATCCCGTCGTTCGCGCTGCTGGGTCTCCTGCTGGCCCCGTTCGGCTTCGGCATCACCCCCGCGGTGATCGCCGTCGTCTTCTACGCCGCGCTGCCGGTGCTGCGCAACGCCGTGGTCGGCCTGGCCGGCGTCGACCAGTCCCTGGTCGAGTCCGCGCGGGGCATCGGGATGAGCCGGCTGACCACCCTGCGCCGCGTCGAGCTGCCCCTGGCCTGGCCGGTCATCCTGGCCGGCGTCCGGGTGTCCACCCAGATGGTCATGGGCATCGCCGCCGTCGCCGCCTACGTGCTGGGGCCCGGCCTCGGCAGCCTCATCTTCTCCGGACTCTCCCGGCTCGGTGGCGCGAACGCGCTCAACGCCACCCTCGTCGGGACCATCGCGGTCGTCCTGCTCGCCCTCGTCCTGGACGTGGTGCTCGTGCTGGTCGGCCGCCTGACCACCTCGAGGGGCATCCGTGTCTGA
- a CDS encoding ATP-binding cassette domain-containing protein, which produces MSETTVTQQDDRTVSGVAIRLEGVTKRYPGQTTPAVDAVDLDIAAGETVMFVGPSGCGKTTLLKMLNRLIEPSGGKIYLGDEDVTDQDPDQLRRRIGYVIQAGGLFPHMTVGTNIGLVPGMLKWEKQRIAERVDELLDLVGLDPEVYRDRFPKELSGGQQQRVGVARALAADPPVLLMDEPFGAVDPITRQRLQDELLRIQEELGKTIVFVTHDFDEAVKLGDKIVVFDVGARVVQYDTPEAILAEPAEEYVADFVGAGATLKQLTLTRVADTDLHTPVTAQAGEDSAAVVARATAAGEQYVVVTDARDRPVSWPSVAELTRTTTVPATRDDRLPVVGLRSTLNDALDTMLAASQGGVVVTGRRDVVAGVLVVEQVMAAIQATRGETRG; this is translated from the coding sequence GTGTCTGAGACGACCGTGACGCAGCAGGACGACCGCACCGTCAGCGGGGTCGCCATCCGGCTGGAGGGCGTCACCAAGCGGTACCCCGGGCAGACCACGCCCGCCGTGGACGCCGTCGACCTGGACATCGCCGCCGGTGAGACGGTCATGTTCGTCGGCCCCTCGGGCTGCGGGAAGACCACGCTGCTGAAGATGCTCAACCGGCTCATCGAGCCCAGCGGCGGGAAGATCTACCTGGGTGACGAGGACGTCACCGACCAGGACCCCGACCAGCTGCGCCGCCGGATCGGCTACGTCATCCAGGCCGGCGGGCTCTTCCCGCACATGACCGTGGGCACCAACATCGGGCTGGTCCCCGGCATGCTCAAGTGGGAGAAGCAGCGCATCGCCGAGCGGGTCGACGAGTTGCTGGACCTGGTGGGCCTGGACCCCGAGGTCTACCGCGACCGGTTCCCCAAGGAGCTCTCCGGCGGCCAGCAGCAGCGGGTCGGGGTGGCCCGCGCGCTGGCCGCGGACCCGCCGGTGCTGCTCATGGACGAGCCCTTCGGCGCGGTCGACCCGATCACCCGCCAGCGCCTGCAGGACGAGCTGCTGCGGATCCAGGAGGAGCTGGGCAAGACGATCGTCTTCGTCACCCACGACTTCGACGAGGCGGTGAAGCTCGGGGACAAGATCGTGGTCTTCGACGTCGGCGCCCGGGTGGTGCAGTACGACACCCCCGAGGCGATCCTGGCCGAGCCGGCCGAGGAGTACGTCGCGGACTTCGTCGGCGCCGGGGCGACGCTCAAGCAGCTGACCCTCACCCGGGTCGCCGACACCGACCTGCACACACCGGTCACCGCACAGGCGGGCGAGGACAGCGCGGCCGTCGTCGCCCGCGCCACCGCGGCCGGCGAGCAGTACGTCGTCGTCACCGATGCCCGGGACCGCCCGGTCAGCTGGCCCTCGGTCGCCGAGCTCACCCGGACGACGACCGTGCCGGCCACCCGGGACGACCGGCTGCCCGTGGTCGGCCTGCGCTCCACCCTCAACGACGCCCTGGACACCATGCTCGCGGCCAGCCAGGGCGGCGTCGTCGTCACCGGCCGGCGGGACGTCGTGGCCGGCGTGCTGGTCGTCGAGCAGGTCATGGCCGCGATCCAGGCCACGCGCGGGGAGACCCGCGGATGA
- a CDS encoding ABC transporter permease, with the protein MDEAVDVEPGGRRTGTAWRGLLVQPVLILAVLAAFVVWRSTATLTDAEARPLAWSALGSSIADHLWLVLVSAVVVLVVGVPLGVLLTRGPFRRATPVVLGIANTGQAAPAIGLFVLLATWLGFGFRSAVLALVLYSVLPVLRNTMVGLQGVDARLVEAGRGMGMSSLAVLLRVELPLAVPVILAGVRTALVLLVGTATLATFIDGGGLGLLITTGINLNLDVLLYSGALLVALLALAVDWLGRVVETVARPKGL; encoded by the coding sequence ATGGACGAGGCGGTCGACGTCGAACCCGGGGGGCGCCGTACCGGCACCGCCTGGCGGGGGCTGCTGGTGCAGCCCGTGCTGATCCTGGCCGTCCTGGCGGCGTTCGTGGTCTGGCGGTCCACCGCCACCCTCACCGATGCCGAGGCCCGGCCACTGGCCTGGTCGGCGCTGGGCAGCAGCATCGCCGACCACCTGTGGCTCGTGCTGGTCTCCGCCGTCGTCGTGCTGGTGGTGGGCGTCCCGCTGGGCGTGTTGCTCACCCGCGGCCCGTTCCGCCGCGCCACCCCGGTGGTGCTGGGCATCGCCAACACCGGGCAGGCGGCCCCGGCGATCGGGCTCTTCGTGCTGCTGGCCACCTGGCTGGGGTTCGGCTTCCGGTCCGCCGTCCTGGCCCTGGTCCTGTACTCGGTGCTCCCGGTGCTCCGGAACACGATGGTCGGGCTGCAGGGCGTGGACGCGCGGCTGGTCGAGGCCGGCCGGGGGATGGGCATGAGCTCGCTGGCGGTGCTGCTGCGGGTCGAGCTGCCGCTGGCCGTGCCGGTGATCCTGGCCGGCGTCCGCACCGCCCTGGTGCTCCTGGTCGGCACGGCGACCCTGGCCACCTTCATCGACGGCGGCGGCCTGGGCCTGCTGATCACCACCGGGATCAACCTCAACCTCGACGTGCTGCTCTACAGCGGCGCGCTGCTGGTCGCGCTCCTGGCGTTGGCCGTGGACTGGCTGGGGCGGGTCGTGGAGACCGTCGCCCGGCCGAAGGGACTCTGA